The genomic region GCGGGCGGCAGAAGGGGTAACGGGAAGGACACTTGCGAAAGATCAGGCGGCGCTCCGCTCCTTTTACCGATTTTTGCAGCTGGAAAACGTCCGCGCCGATAATCCCGCAGAACAGCTGGAAAGTCCCCGCCGCGAAAAAAACTTGCCGCGGGCGCTTGAACCCGATGAAGTAGATAAGCTCTTAGAAGCTATTCCGCTGGATACACCGAACGGTATCCGTGACCGCGCTCTGTTTGAACTTATCTACTCGGCGGGGCTGCGCGTAAGCGAAGCGGTAACGCTTTCGCTGGAGGATATTTTCTTTAACGAGCAGTTGCTAAAAGTTCACGGCAAGGGGGGCAAGGAGCGCATCATCCCCTTCGGTTCGCAGGCAGGAACGCGACTCGCTGCTTATTTAAAAACGGCACGCTCGCTTCTTTTAAAACCGGCACACCGTGAAAACACCGAAACCACCGGAGCGGTGTTCTTAAATCACCATGGCGAACGGCTTAGCCGTAAAGGTATTTGGAAACGTTTACAAGAAATCGAACAACTGAGCGGCGTTACCACAAAAATCCACACACTCCGTCACTCGTATGCGACACATCTACTCGCAGGCGGTGCCGACCTCCGTTCTGTCCAATGCCTCCTCGGTCATGCAAGCATCGCCACTACTCAAATTTACACCCATATCGAAGACAAGGATTTGGAAGCCTACCATCATAAATTTTTTGGAAATAAAAACGACTAACCACAAAGCTCAATGCAATTACCCTGTACACCGAAACTATCCTATTGCGCCGAAAGCGGTAAAAATGCTACAGTGTGGAAATTTTGGGCAAGTGCCGACGATCCGCTCGGAACTGCCTGCATTTCAAGGTAACCTGTTCTGAAACTTCCGTTTCAGAACAGGTTACCTTGAAATGCGATGTTAGATGGAGGTCTTGATGAAAAAAATCTATCAGGTAGATGAAAAAGTACCGGCTAGCCTTTTCCTTCCGCTTAGCCTGCAGCACACGTTTGCAATGTTCGGTGCATCGGTTCTGGTTCCCATCATTTTCCAAATTGATCCGGGCATAGTTCTGCTGATGAATGGAGTAGGAACACTGCTTTTCATCCTTATCGGAAAGGGGAAAGGCTCCGGCTTACCTCGGTTCCAGCTTCGCGTTTTTAGGGCCGGCCGGTTTGATTATCTCTAGCATGGGGTTCCAATATGCACTCGGCGCTTTTGTAGTAACGGGATTACTCGGCTGTCTGATTGCGCTGATTATCTATAAATTCGGCTCATCTTGGATCAATATTATTCTTCCTCCTGCGGCAATGGGTTCGGTTGTTGCGCTCATCGGATTTGAGCTGGTAGGCCTTACCGTCCGTGGCGGCAACATCGGCGCTAATATTATGACCGATAACGTTACTACAGCGGATATCACGGTATTTTTTATCACGCTCGGTTTTGCGGTATTCGGATCTGTCCTCTTTAGAGGTTTCTTTTCCACCATTCCGATCCTGATCGCAATTATCGCCGGATACACGGCTTCCGTCTTCTTCGGATTGGTCGATTTTACACCGATTAAAGAAGCAGGCATTTTCACCCTACCCCACTTCCAATTACCCAAATTCGACATCAAAGCAATTTTAACGATGTTGCCGGTACTGCTGGTTATCACAAGCGAGCACATCAGTCATCAGGTCGTTACATCGAATATCATTAAACGAGACCTTATTAAAGATCCCGGATTGCATCGTACCATCTTTGCAGATAATTTCTCCACTGCACTTTCGGGTATGGTTGGCGGCGTTCCCACGACAACATACGGTGAAAATATCGGCGTTATGGCAGTTACCGGCGTATACAGCGTGTACGTTATCGGCGGAGCTGCAGCCATTTCCATCCTGATGGCTTTTATCAGTCCGCTTGCAGCAATTATCCAAACCATACCGGGTGATGTTATCGGCGGTGTAACATTCCTTCTCTATGGTATGATTGGCGCCTCCGGTATCCGACTCTTGGTTGACTCAAAAATCGACTACTCCAAGCCGAAAAACCTTATGCTAACCTCCGTTATCTTCACAACAGGATTAAGCGGTGTATCCATTAGACTGGGGCAAATCGAGTTTAAAGGAATGGTACTTGCGTCCGCCGTCGCGGTGTTGATGAGTTTAATCTTTTATCTCTTTGAAAAAGTAAACGCTTTAGAATAGACCTGTTCGATAACTGCGTTGTCGAACCCACACATTCGGACAAAAAAAGACCGCAAGATTTCTCTCACGGTCTTTTGTTCGGATACTTATACGGATCACTAAAACTTCGGTTTTTAGTGAATCCTTTCTATACTACCGAGAATAGAATTCGACGACGTACTGGATATTTCCAACCGGTTGAATATCGGCGGGAGTAGGAAGTGCCGTTACCGTTGCAGATAAGTTTTCATCATTAACGGAAAGCCACCCTCCCTTTGAACCTTGTACGGTGCTTAAGTTGTGCCGGATAAGATTTTGGAAGCCTTTCTTGTCTTTTGTCGTGATGACATCACCGACTTTAACCCGCATGGACGGGATATTTGCCGGTTTACCATTCAGTAAGAAATAAGCATGAGAAACCATCTGACGCGCCTGTGCACGACTTACCGCAAATCCCATGCGATAAATGGTATTATCCAACCGCTGTTCCATTAAGGAGAGCATATTATCACCGGTAACACCGGACATCTTAAATGCTTTTTGGAACAGATTACTGAACTGACGCTCAGACATACCATACGCAAAGCGGAATTTCTGTTTTTTCTTTTAACTGTTCGCCGTAAACGGAAAGTTTTCCGCGTTGTTTAGCGCCGCGTTCCTTGCCGGGAGCATTCGGTTTTTTATCCAATAACTTACTGTATTTGGGATTTCCAAAAATATTTGATCCGAACCGGCGGACCAATTTACCTTTCGGCTGTCTCGTTGCCATTTTTCACCTCGTAAATCTAATAAGAACACCGCAGCGGTGTTACAGTAGTCTCTTTTATTAGGGAACGATAAAAAAAAGAGCATGGCAAACGCCCAAAACCGCATTTGATTATCAGCGTTTACCGGATCATGCTTACCGTACTTCATCGAGATGAAAGCCGCGTACGGCAGGACATAACGATATAGTCTATCTCAAAAAACCGACTTGTGTCAACGGTTGCTTTAAAGTTTGGTCAAATACAAATCAAAGAAGAATTAGCTCAGTTCCGGCCACTCAAAGAAGCAATCCCTAAGCTTTACGCAAAACTCCATCCTGAATGGTACAAACCAAAAAAGACGGAAATTCATATAAGGGGTGATACCGATGTCTTAGAGTGATACAAATCACAAGGTAAAGGGTACCAGACAAAAATAAATGCCGTATTGCGTGCTCACGCATTCGGCTAATTCAATATTCTTTTACTTCGCTGTCAAAATCTGTAAACCTATGGTATAATACTTGGGGATGTCCCAAAAGTTGGTTACTTTCGGAACATCCCCGACGAGTTTAAAATTAAGTCTTTATACAGCAACGACTTAATTTTAAACATCGCATCTAAATCTAAGGAAGCTGTCCAAAAACTGAAGTTTTTAGACAGCCCCAATATGAATATGGGAAATTTTACTTTTTTACAGACGTATTGGCCGGATTTTGCGAAAACGATGGAATTTGCAGAACATTACGCATATTCCGACCCCGCATCAAGTAAGAATAAATCCGGATTATTTGTAGAACTGATGGTACGCGAAATGATGCGTATCGAACATATTCCGGAGCCGATAGATGTAAAAGAAAATAATCATTTTAACCGTACAAGAATCCTCAAAAATGAGGGGCTTATTCCGTATGATGTAAACCAATGGATTAATCAAGTCCGTATCAAACGGAATACTGCCGCGCATGAAAATGATGCTACCGAGCAAGACGCCTTGTTGGTACTCCGTTTTGCCCATCATATTGCCGTGTGGTTTATGCAGACGTATGGCGATAGCTCATTTACTGCACAGCCGTTTATAAACCCTGAACCGCCGAAACGTAAAATCAACATAATGCCGCTTGTTCGGAATCAGGAAAAGAAAATTGAAGAACAAAAAATCGAACTTGAACACGCGGCGGCAACCATTGCCGAACAAGAAGCGTTGATTGCCGAACGCGAGAAAAGACTGCAAGCGCTCGAAGCGGAAATAGAAAAAGAACGGAACGCCCGTGCGACCGTATCGGCGCTTACCCCGCAAAGCGCTCGATCAAAACAGGAACGGCAAAACACATCCGCTCAAGCACTCGCAAAGACAAAACTGACCGAAGCGGAAACTCGCGCACTTATTGACGAACAGCTGAGAAAAGTCGGCTGGGAAGCGGATACGGAAAACCTCCGTTACGCAAAAGGTGTCCGTCCGCAAAAAGGAAGAAAACTGGCGATTGCGGAATGGCCGGTCGCATCGGGAAAAACAACAACGGCTCATGCAGACTATGCACTTTTTGTCGGCGAACAGCCCATCGGTATTGTAGAAGCAAAACCGTACGCAAAAAACGTGTATGCAATCATCGATAATCAATGCCGTGAATATGCGCAACACATAACGGTCGAAGATGAAAAATGCTGTTTAGGTATGTGGTACGGGTACAAAGTGCCGTTTATCTTTGCAACAAACGGCCGCCCGTATTTAAAGCAAATAGAAACGGAGTCCGGGATTTGGTTTCAGGATTTACGGAATAAAACAAATACGCCGATTGCACTGCACGGATGGTATAGCCCCGAAGACTTACTGGCAAAATTCCGTCAGAATATTGATGAAGCTGATCGCGCACTGGAAAATTTGCCGTACGATTTTTTGCGCGACCCTGACGGCTTGAACCTCCGCCATTATCAGCTTTCGGCAGTTGAAGCGGTAGAACACGCCGTGGTAAACGGACAGCGGCAGATTTTGCTCGCAATGGCGACCGGCACCGGCAAAACCCGTACCGTCTTGGGCATGGTTTACCGGTTCTTAAAAACCGGTCGTTTCCGCCGCATTCTCTTTTTGGTAGACCGCACGGCTTTAGGTGAACAAGCGCAAGATGTTTTTAATGATGTAAAACTTGAGGACTTGCAGCCGCTGAATAAAATTTACACTATCAACACCCTCGATGACATAGACCTTGCGACAGAAACCCGCGTGCAAGTTGCCACCGTGCAGGGAATGATTTCCCGCATCATGAGCGAAGATAAAGACCGCATCCCTTCTTCAGGAGACTTTGACTGTATCATTATCGATGAAGCGCACCGCGGATATACACTTGACCGCGAGCTGAGCGACGCAGAACTGTTGTACCGCGATCAAAATGACTTTATCAGCAAATACAAAAAAGTGATTGAATATTTTGATGCAGTCAGAATAGGGTTGACCGCAACTCCGGCGTTGCACACTACGCAGATTTTTGGAAATGCGGTATTTACCTATTCATATCGCGAAGCGGTGATAGACGGGTATCTGGTAGATTACGATGCGCCTTACAGCATCAAAACGGAACTGAATCAACACGGTATTCATCATCAAAAAGGAGAAAGATTAGCCCGTTACAATCCTGTAACCAAGGAGCTTTTAAATCCGGAAGAGCTTGAAGATGAACTGAATTTTGATGTAGAAGACTTCAACAAAAAGGTTATTACCCCGTCCTTCAATGAGGCGGTTCTTACCGAGCTTGCACAGCGTATAGATCCCGAAGGTGAAGAAAAGACACTCATCTTTGCCGTAAGCGACCGCCATGCGGATGAGATTGTCAAACAGCTACGCGATATATATGCACCGCAAGGCATCACTGCATCGGCAATAGAGAAAATCACGTATGCAATCGGTGACAAAGGACGTGTACAGAATGCGATTAAGCGGTTTAAGAATGAGCACTATCCGACCATTGCCGTAACCGTTGATTTGCTTTCTACCGGAATTGATGTGCCGGGAATTACTAAGATTGTTTTTATGCGCCGCATCAAATCCCGTATTCTGTACGAACAAATGCTGGGGCGTGCAACTCGTCTGTGCCCCCAAATAAATAAAACCCATTTTGAGATTTATGACGCGGTTGATTTATACAGTTACCTGAACGAAGTTTCTTCAATGAAGCCGACGGTATCAAATCCAAGCGTTACGTTTGATGAACTCTTAGAGGGATACAAAGCGGTAACAGATAGCGAACATATTGCATACATAAATGATCAGATTATCGCAAAGCTCCAACGCGCAA from Treponema vincentii harbors:
- a CDS encoding tyrosine-type recombinase/integrase, with the translated sequence MTEIQLRAFYGYLISAEARAQLTAKTYLNTLRLFQQQLGEERLIEDASQDDCIGFLLARAAEGVTGRTLAKDQAALRSFYRFLQLENVRADNPAEQLESPRREKNLPRALEPDEVDKLLEAIPLDTPNGIRDRALFELIYSAGLRVSEAVTLSLEDIFFNEQLLKVHGKGGKERIIPFGSQAGTRLAAYLKTARSLLLKPAHRENTETTGAVFLNHHGERLSRKGIWKRLQEIEQLSGVTTKIHTLRHSYATHLLAGGADLRSVQCLLGHASIATTQIYTHIEDKDLEAYHHKFFGNKND
- the hsdR gene encoding type I restriction-modification system endonuclease, whose amino-acid sequence is MNMGNFTFLQTYWPDFAKTMEFAEHYAYSDPASSKNKSGLFVELMVREMMRIEHIPEPIDVKENNHFNRTRILKNEGLIPYDVNQWINQVRIKRNTAAHENDATEQDALLVLRFAHHIAVWFMQTYGDSSFTAQPFINPEPPKRKINIMPLVRNQEKKIEEQKIELEHAAATIAEQEALIAEREKRLQALEAEIEKERNARATVSALTPQSARSKQERQNTSAQALAKTKLTEAETRALIDEQLRKVGWEADTENLRYAKGVRPQKGRKLAIAEWPVASGKTTTAHADYALFVGEQPIGIVEAKPYAKNVYAIIDNQCREYAQHITVEDEKCCLGMWYGYKVPFIFATNGRPYLKQIETESGIWFQDLRNKTNTPIALHGWYSPEDLLAKFRQNIDEADRALENLPYDFLRDPDGLNLRHYQLSAVEAVEHAVVNGQRQILLAMATGTGKTRTVLGMVYRFLKTGRFRRILFLVDRTALGEQAQDVFNDVKLEDLQPLNKIYTINTLDDIDLATETRVQVATVQGMISRIMSEDKDRIPSSGDFDCIIIDEAHRGYTLDRELSDAELLYRDQNDFISKYKKVIEYFDAVRIGLTATPALHTTQIFGNAVFTYSYREAVIDGYLVDYDAPYSIKTELNQHGIHHQKGERLARYNPVTKELLNPEELEDELNFDVEDFNKKVITPSFNEAVLTELAQRIDPEGEEKTLIFAVSDRHADEIVKQLRDIYAPQGITASAIEKITYAIGDKGRVQNAIKRFKNEHYPTIAVTVDLLSTGIDVPGITKIVFMRRIKSRILYEQMLGRATRLCPQINKTHFEIYDAVDLYSYLNEVSSMKPTVSNPSVTFDELLEGYKAVTDSEHIAYINDQIIAKLQRAKFRMDQKQINFFTVTSNYDSIEHFIADVKERRKHSEEACRDLFLEKRRAFNAFKEQRSTGYYLPISDKSDEVHEVTRGYGKGQEPKDYLESFSQYIKTNRDKIEALDIICTRPADLTLAGLRSVSMTLDANGFNRTRLNTAITQLTKEECTADIITLIRSYAIGSPLVSHEERIRNAVKKLCKAHNFTASEKKWIDRIEKYLINESVLNVQTFDEFTAWRTQGGFSKINKIFSGSLTAIVRELNTYLYEDKVA